The following are encoded together in the Zingiber officinale cultivar Zhangliang chromosome 8A, Zo_v1.1, whole genome shotgun sequence genome:
- the LOC122009419 gene encoding dof zinc finger protein 4-like: MSDTILTANSRNHHNGGAEQGSKSNSGAMERPELSPLIRCPRCESTNTKFCYYNNYSLSQPRHFCKACKRYWTQGGTLRNVPVGGGCRKNKRVRKLPQRPAPLPPPVVASVNFKLQPAPKLTSSFNLNPLVSTATPISTTVAVSDEMLKWEPYNSLMMELQGIGDFGLIDSLGSGPNLMVNNNQSANDLPSSATATKVGSVQNFTASSTANRWIDAAKRSWSSSSAGIL, encoded by the coding sequence ATGAGCGATACAATTCTGACTGCTAACAGTAGAAATCATCACAATGGTGGTGCAGAACAAGGTAGTAAATCTAATTCTGGAGCCATGGAGCGGCCGGAATTGTCGCCCCTAATCAGGTGCCCTCGCTGCGAATCCACCAACACCAAATTCTGCTACTACAACAACTACAGTCTCTCGCAGCCTCGCCACTTCTGCAAGGCCTGCAAGCGCTACTGGACCCAGGGCGGCACCCTCCGCAACGTCCCCGTCGGCGGAGGATGCCGCAAGAACAAGCGCGTCAGGAAACTACCCCAGCGGCCGGCCCCGCTGCCGCCGCCCGTCGTCGCCTCAGTAAACTTTAAGCTACAGCCGGCGCCCAAGTTGACCAGCAGCTTTAATTTGAACCCTTTGGTGTCTACCGCTACACCAATTAGTACTACTGTCGCCGTGAGCGATGAGATGTTGAAATGGGAACCATATAATTCGTTGATGATGGAGCTGCAAGGAATCGGGGATTTTGGATTAATTGATAGTTTGGGATCGGGGCCAAATCTTATGGTTAATAACAATCAATCCGCTAATGATTTGCCAAGTTCTGCAACTGCCACGAAGGTCGGATCGGTGCAAAATTTTACAGCCTCTTCGACCGCTAATCGTTGGATCGATGCGGCCAAGCGGTCATGGTCGTCGTCCTCGGCAGGGATCCTATAA
- the LOC122012553 gene encoding lon protease 2-like — MALLPHHFPSVTLHRHCYHPQPPSPNLNPLKNSSFLPSKSTLSNSKLFHQVKTQTFAVRCSSSSSDHPVSSDLVELPLFPLPLVLFPGAVLPLQIFEFRYRIMMHTLLQTDLRFGVIFSDGGSVSDVGCVGEIVKHERLVDDRFFLICKGQERFRVSRVLRSKPYLVAEVAWLEDRPPPRPSEGEDLEVLASEVENYMRDVIRISNRLNGKPEKEGTMDLRRNLFPTPFSFFVGSTFEGAPREQQALLELEDTGARLRRERDTLRNTLNYLTAASAVKDAFSPSNSS; from the coding sequence ATGGCGCTCCTCCCTCATCATTTCCCCTCAGTCACCCTCCACCGCCACTGCTACCATCCCCAGCCGCCCTCCCCCAATCTCAATCCTCTCAAAAATTCCTCCTTTCTTCCATCCAAATCGACTTTATCTAATTCGAAGCTGTTTCACCAAGTCAAAACCCAAACTTTTGCCGTCCGCTGCTCCTCCTCGTCCTCTGACCACCCAGTCTCTAGTGACCTCGTGGAGCTGCCTCTATTTCCCCTTCCTCTCGTCCTCTTCCCTGGTGCTGTCCTTCCACTCCAGATCTTCGAGTTCCGCTACCGCATCATGATGCACACCCTGCTTCAGACTGACCTCCGATTCGGTGTTATATTCTCCGACGGTGGTTCCGTTTCTGATGTTGGCTGTGTAGGTGAAATCGTCAAGCACGAGCGTCTCGTAGACGACCGGTTCTTCCTCATTTGCAAGGGCCAGGAGCGCTTCCGCGTTTCCCGCGTCCTCCGCTCGAAACCCTACCTTGTTGCCGAGGTTGCCTGGCTCGAGGACCGACCACCGCCGCGTCCATCTGAGGGTGAGGACCTCGAGGTCCTTGCCTCTGAGGTCGAGAACTACATGCGCGACGTCATCCGCATCTCCAACCGCCTCAACGGCAAACCCGAGAAGGAGGGCACGATGGATCTGAGACGTAATTTATTCCCCACGCCCTTCTCGTTCTTTGTGGGAAGCACCTTCGAAGGAGCGCCAAGGGAGCAGCAGGCGCTGCTGGAGCTCGAGGACACCGGCGCCAGACTTCGCAGGGAGCGGGACACGCTTCGGAACACCCTCAATTACCTAACCGCTGCCTCAGCTGTCAAGGATGCCTTTTCACCGTCGAACTCTTCTTGA